A stretch of DNA from Dasypus novemcinctus isolate mDasNov1 chromosome 28, mDasNov1.1.hap2, whole genome shotgun sequence:
aaactaaatcttttaTACATCCAATCCAAGAAAGCACCTCATTTTGTAGAGAAAATGCTACTGGAGGGCCATGGAATAGGAATGTCACATTTTACCCATctcacaaaattaaaaagaaaaaaaaaaggtatttttcaTTAGTAAAATAGTTGGTATAGCATTCCAAACTTGGGAATGATAGCCTTTGATAAAGTGGACACCAATTCACTGTATGGATTTCAAGGTAAAGAGCACAAGGCAGGGTGGGACCACATCCCATGATGGACAAGGCCCAGCTCTAGGGCACTCCGTGGAGCCAGGGCAGAGGGGGCTGGAGGCCGGGCTCTGGGACCAGGAAGTACCTGGGACCAGGAAGTACCTGGCTGGATATTTAGGTGCAAAGGTAAAAGTCATAGTGGTGTAGACCCAGAGCCAGCGAGGAGAGACAAAAGGGCAGAGGGGTGGGTAAGCGGAGTGGTTCTCGGAGCCCTGACACTCAGCGCTCCAGGGGCCTGGCGGACTGTTAACCCTTCCCTCGCCCGAAGGTTTTCACTTCCATACCTTGGAACATTTCTCAGGAGCAAATTACTTCTTAAAACGTTCATGGAAAAGTGCTGTTCGATGGCGCAGTAAGTTGTTACTGACTTGGTGTACATTGCAACAAAGGGGAAAATGCCTTGCCTTTTCAATAACAGGAACATTAGAACAAGTAAAGTAATTGCCATTCTCCAGCCCTCCCCTAAGCAAAGCCCCTTCTTCAGTTCAACAGAAATTCAAACATAAGCACAAAAACCATGATATTTTCTctgggttgggttttttttgttttttggttttttttttttggagcccCTAGATCAGAGGTTTTCAAACTAGTAATGCCCAGGGAAAGCGTGTTAAAAGTGCAGATTCCTGAGCTGTACTTCCAAAAATTCACACTCAGAAGTCCTGCATGGACtgtaagaattttctttttaaacaatgcTCCAGGTGACTCAGGGTAGATTTAGGGGCCACACTTGGGAAAACACTGCCCTAAAGTCAATTCTTCCTCCCCACTTACGTTTGTCATAGTAAATCGTGCTTAAATAGGCTTCTTAGTGTTCATTCTGAAAAACAAGCGGACCGCTCCGCAAATCATCGGGGGATAACTGACCAAGGCAGGAGGCGGAAAGCTCTAATAGCTCTCCAAGGCCTGCGTCCCTGCTCAGGCTGCTTCTCAGAATGGAAGCTAAATTACCTGCCCCTGAAACCTTCTAACCTGTCCACACCGATTTGGATACCGGTCCCTCAGGGTTTAGGAAGCCCCCTCAGTGTTCTCCAGATTTTTACCTCTTTGGGCGAGAGTATAGAAATGTAATCTTCATATATCATTCGGGCCTTTTCTTCAATTACTTTTTTGTTCTGCTCTTTCTTTAAGTCTTCACAGGCAAGCCAGAAAAGTAGGTTCTCTTCGCTGTACTCCGTGCGGAGGAACTCTCGGAACAGGTTTCTGCCTGCTGGGGCCTTCATCATCTTGTCGAAATTCTGAGACCAGGACAGGACTTCTTCTGAGGTGGGGTTTTGGCTGCAGAGAAAGAACGGGGCAAATATCAAAGGTCTAACCCGAGGAACAGACCCAAAGGCTGTGCACCTGCTGCCATCCAGTGGTCAGGCCCGCGCAATTTCTAAGCAGGGCAGGTGGGAGTGTTCCTCTTGGAAATggttctgtgatgaaagtgagagccactgaatgcaCACTTTTTATTGGATTGTAGGAAGCATGGGACTGTCTAACACAGAGGATCCAGTGGTGAAAATTGGACTATGGCTAACAGGGACAAATATGAGCatattctctcatgaatgataacaaatacgtaatactaatacagggtgtaaATCATGTGAgtgtggggaaaaatacaccgaATGTAACATATGGGCGATAGTTAAAAGTAGCATTTTGATGGTGCTTTTCTATAGTTTATAAcatgtttcatgacaatgcaaggtgttggtgaaggggtgacataggggagccttgtatgatgacttgcatgtttgtttttgtgagttcacaacttttactctgtttatgtatattcatgtaggaatgatatacttcaatacaattttattaaaaaaaataaaaactaaagaatccccccccaaaacaaaacaaaacaacaacaaaaaaatccaggAAGCTCTCTGCCCTCCTTCCCCACAGAACCCCCCCACCTGAATTCTCCTCCCCCTCGCCTGCCAACGAGCAGACCCTGCCACCATTATAGTGGCCAACTTCTAAGTGAAGGGATTGCCCTCTGTAATCCATTAAACTCTTGTTAGTCGTTTGCACTttactgtttatttatttagttccttTTCAATTCCCCACTAGTGTCAGATCATTTCCATTTACGTGGCCTGGCTGAAGTACAGTTTCTCTGGGTGGTACTATAAACTGAACCAGGTTCACCCAGTACTGTTAAATTGACAAGAAACTGTGTGGCTCTGGGCAAGCCACATAACCCCTCTAAGTTTCTGTATCCTAATATTTTACTAATCAATAAGATTTTTTCCAGCTCTTAGAAACTGTGATTTTACATCAGTGGGGCGACTAAAATTAGAATATTTTGAGTGCAGGTATCGAATGTCACCTCTTCCATCAGACATTGAATATTTAGGTATTCTTGAGgttgcttttctgtatttttaaaggatattggTATTTGATCTTCtaatatgaataaagaaatatagaATACAAATTCCTAAAAAGCAAGTCAAAAGTCACTTCTCAGTGATCCACATTATGtttcatatattaaaaatcatgaaaataagtAAAGTCACCAACCTTAAAATTGAATACAACCAAAGACATGAACCTCACTGTATTTGAAATAAATGCCATAACCATACTGAAGGGTTGGGGGCGGTGTCACCCCATCAACTCCTGACCTATTTTCCCTCAAGCTAAATTAAAAAAGCACCATAAACAAGTGCTGAACTCTAGTTAGAAggttagttttaaaaatgatatgGTTTAACAATTTTGAAACTACTTAGTGTGTATTTAGGATTAAGCGGTAAGTCAATATATTGTGGGTAATGAGAGCCAGTAATCTCACTGTTGGGAGGAGGGTTTCTAGGATGGAAAAGGAGTAGACTGGAATGCACGCTGTGGTTGGGGCTGGCATCGGATGTATCATTATGAACCTGTGGTTTTTAATATAGATAGAGCAATAGATGCGGAAACAGGTGTGTGCATGTGGGTGGCTTTCCTAGCCTTGTACACCCTGAAGGTCTAGAAGCAATGAGACCCGTGCTGCAGGAAGTACACAGAGCACTCTGTTATCTTGGTTTTGAAATACCATTCTCCACTAAGGGGAATCACGGCTCCTTGAAGAGATGGCTGATTGCAGGCTGGGCCTGGAAAAGTAAAGATGAGACTAGAATATCTTGTTGGGCCAGGAGGCAAAGCTGTGCTAAAGGAGTGATGGGCCAGTGCAAATGGCTCCCACTGGCAAAATCTAGGAGAATCAGAGCATGAAAATAAATAGTACTAGTAATAGATTACGTCACATAGAAGAAAGTAGAAATCCACAACTGAtataaatttgtaaaataatgaaaactaaatGGGGGAGAAAGTAAAATGGTTTCTAACAATGGAATTCTAATAAATGTAGAAAGGATagtggaactagaaaaattacTGTTTAGTAACCTTCAAGGCAAGATCAGTAAATGGATGCTAAAACTAGAGGGTGAAAGTGTGATGAGAAACAGGACAACTGCAGAGTTTCAAAACATCTCCACACAAGGCACTTAGTATTTACAAAGGGGGAAACAGATTTCACAATGGAGACACTGAGTAATCATGGTATGATGCATGGAGAAGTACACAACATCACTGCACTGGCATGCCtgtgaaaaatgaataatatgaaTCTAATCATGAAGAAGCATCAGTCAAACCCCAATTTGAAGGGCAAGCCACAGAAGAACTGGCCTGTCCTCTGCAAAAACATTAAGGTCAAGATAGACAAATGAAGGTGGAGACCTGTTCCACGGTGAGCTAAAGAGATTCAGCAGCTGAATGCAATCTGTGATCCTGAATTGGACATTAGCAGACATCTGGTAAACTAAGAATGAGGTGTGTAGACTGGATAATAGTCTGGGTAATTTCAAAgttaatttcttgattttgatgAATGTGTTGTGATTCCTTAAgagaatgtgttttattttaggaaatacacactgaaGAATTGAAGGGTACAGAAACATTATGTCTGCAACTTACTCAATTGGCTAAGAAAAACCTTATTTATGGAGAGAGTGAGCCAGAGCACAAATGTGATCCTAACATTGTAATGTTTGTACCTGAATTTTTACTACTTTTGCAAATTTTTCTGttagtctgaaattatttcaaagccaAAAATCACTGTATAAAATAGGACAATAGTTCCCAGCTGTggactgtggacctcccatgggtcCAGTAAGTATTGGTGCTAGGCTAAAAACAATGTCTTCTATTCAGAAGAAGCTACATTTAATTTATAGAGGTGCtgatatcttcctttttcttaattaATGAGATATCATCATTAACATAATATACCTCCTTATTGTTATATAGAGGGTTGTAATTCTTTCTGATGTCATACTCAAAAACAGTCACGAAATAATGATTGTTACCAGGACAAATCTTTGCACATTCACCCCCTGCATTTCTTGTCTTTGACTCCCATGGCTGTACTGAACTGGCAAATACCTGCCAGGTCAGGTCACTTGACAAAAATTCATGTAGGCACGAGCTGTTTGTAAGGGATACAAGTGGTGAAAGAGCAAGGGCTGTACACACTATACACAAAGTCATTGTAAATTCCTGATGAAGCTTGGAAATGTTCAAGCATTAACAGTGTGTGCAAGTGGTAGAAATGGTCTAAAAATTCCTGTGGAAGACAAACTAAATTTTCTTCTTGTATAGGATAGGGATTTACATTTTCCAGCCATAAGATacagtttatcttttcatttctggtagccaatttttttttttcatttgccacTGAATCTAAAATAAGAATACATTATGTGCAATTGTCtcatattttcctaaattttaagaattttcagtTAAATGGTATGAACAAATTGTGACCCATAAATGTAGTTATCATAGTTTAAAAACACGAGGGCTTTATAAAGGCACTAGGGACTTTGTAGATATTTCCATACAAGTTTTCATTGACTACTCCATTTGCTAGTACATCAAAGAAGTGGAAGAGCAAAGCTTGGTACTTTTTATGGTTAAAGTCATCCTATCTTGCTTCTCCATCCATCGGTccatttaaaaatcttcaaacCTAAAATACATTTGGTTTAAAAAGTACTTATATGATGGAACTTTTTTTCTTACCAATCTTTTCTAACCAAGTATTTTAAATAGATTTGTTACTATTCCATAATGTTTGAACTTCCTTTgcacttaaaaaattttaaaaggggaaaattactATTAAGCACCATTACTAACATAATTGTACAAATGGTCTACTTGTCTTTTGATTTCTTCCTGTTGACTATTTCATTTTTAACCCTTCATTTTAGTGAAAATGTTTGGTTAGAGTCTGTTCTGATGGAAATAGAATCCAGAGTCATCTGATTAGAGTAAttccaatatttttctttccacttTAGACTCTTCCCttataaaaagaaattacaaattctcagggaaaaaaaagtaaagaattagggtaattttgggggctaattttatttttttgaaagagaTAAATTTGGGCAATGTTTTAGGTGGTAACAGAGCTAATAGTCAGAAAAAAGTGATGAAAAGCCATTGTAATCACAAATTAAGATCTCCCAGACAGCATAGGCAATCATTTACAAAACCACTTTGCAGAGTACAAGAAAacacacagggaagcggatgtgccaaagcgattgggctcccgcctatcataggggaggccccgggttcggttcccagggcctcctggtgaaggccagTTGGCCCACACCTCTGGGAGCTGGTGGggggagaactggtgcagcaagatgacacaacaaaggaggccaagcagacacagaagaacgcagcaaatggacacagagaagagcaagtgtaagcagcaaggggggggaataaataaataaaataaatctttaaaaaaagaaagtaaaacacaTAAGCATGCGTGGATATGAATAGCTCATCAGCACGAGAAATAACTGTGGCTACTTTCCCTTACCATTCCTCTATGACCTGGATGCTCTCCATTTTTGCCGCATGTGCCGGCCTTGCAGCGGTCTCCCCTCTTTCTTCATTCCTAACAGTGAGGCTGTAATGTAGCATAACACTTTATTTTGTCACGTGAAATAAATTAGTCAAAGAAAAGAAGACAGGTGGCAGGAGAAATAGTTCACAGAAGAATTCTATTTTcaaatatgggaaaatatttcAAGTACGGAAAAAGGAATAACATTTTTAACTGATGGGTACACCCAAGTGAACTAAAGGAAAGAGAATAGTTATTTAATAAAGTAGCAAAACAATTCATAGTCTTGAAAATGGATATTATTCTACATTCTGGCTTCATCCTTACCTCATTGGAATTACCTTCAACTTCCAGAGATACGGGATTATGCGTTTTAATATTGATGTCATTATGTTACTCTTTTTTAAATGGAAagtcatctttttttaataatcccattagtttatttatttatttatttattttacactttttaaaattaaattgtctttttttttaaggtacatagatcacaaaaacatgctacattaaaaatataatggaaagtCATCTTGACTTTTAGGTAGTTCTAATTAGAGTTATTTCCCATTTATTCTTCCCCATTGATAGCTAAGAAGGTAAAATATCAGAATCTAATGCAGAATGCACTATATTTACATCATCCTTCTGTGCAAACCAGGTTTTCTGAGATTCCTCCATGCACTCAAATTCAAAATCCTGGTTTTATATTTGACTTCATCTTTGTCCTTTCACCCCATTTCATCAATCTCCAAGTTCTCTATGTTGTTATTAGACAATGTATTGAGAGGAATAGGCCAGCCATTCTGAGGGTACAGATGTGAGAGCCTTGGGGGAACTCTCTGGAACACAGGCTTGGGGATTCTGCAGGATTCGGGGAGCTAGGCTGATCCCATGGGATTCTGTCACCCAGACAAGAATAAGAATTGCCTGATTTTAGTAAACTCTAGCTGACCAGGGTAGAAAACCCAAAGTTCTAGGGGTAGGCTAGAaatcatggcccactggatggaacgtgggagagtgtgggctatgatgtggaccattgaccatgaggtgcagcggtgctcagagatgtattcaccaaatgcaatgaatgtctcatgaaaaaaaaaataataatggggaaGTTTTGGGGCCACAGTAGAAAGGGTGGGAAAGATGAGTTGGGGAACTTGAAAGACTTGAGTTTCTGAATGAGCGAAGTGATTTCTGCTTGAAGCCCAGAAGACTCAGGAGAGCCTGCTAGAGTAGGAAGAGAAGCTCAGATTACATCGCTTCCATTTGTTCTTTCTTATTCATTTACCCATTCCAAAAGAGGCAATGAAGGTTCTTATTTTTTCAGTGCCTAGTATGTGCCAAGCAATGTTCTTTGATCTTTACTTTTTGCTCTTTCCACTTTAAAGTTGAGCAAAGTGAGGCACAGAGTGGTCTGGTATGTTGGCCCAAAGCCTGACACCTAATATGTGGTTTGGTGGGAATTTGAACCCATTTCTGTTGGATGTTCTGTTGGATGTCCACTATGAAGCAGGTACTCTGATAGGCACTGAGGCAATATACTTATGTGAATGCAGAAACCATGGGTGTGGTAGAGAGAATTCCAATAAGTAGTTATTCTTAATATGGAAAGTCTGGTAAAGAGAAGCCCAGACAACTGCattaattcattctttcattctcaGGTGCAAGGGTGGGGATGGAAGGTAATGTAGCAGAGGGAAGAGTTTAAGGAAGTGGGCCTGATGAGATTGGAAAGGAAACATAAAGTGAGACGGGCTAGGAAAATTTCCTCAAGAAAGTGGACTAAGTGGAGAAAAGAGTGCTCCATAGGAATTGCAAAGGGTTCTCTACTCAGGATGCttcaaaggaaaaaacataatttAATAGTGAAATAAACTGAAGTCCCCTCTACCCATTTCTGGAGGCAGTGCCAGGTTTCTTGATGTAGACCttggagagaaaggggaaaactGCTCACAGACATGGTGTCACCCAAAGGGTTGTGGGAAGCAGAAACTAAGAGCTGATTGTTACTCCAATACCCAGTGCACTCACTGGTGCCCTGCAGAGAGCAGCACCTCCATGGCTGGAGCAGGCATGGCGTCCAGCGCGGGAAGCAGTGGGGAGAACAGTGAGGACGGATTCTCAGAGAGCAGCTCAAGGTTTTCGGTTTCCGCAGGTGGGTGCTGTGGACCTTGGGGTGTGTTTGTACCTTGGGGTAGCCTGGGAAACCTCAGTCTTCTAATTTGCTACGCACTTACGTGTTTTAGAAGAGATGCTTTAATTTCTGACAGTATCTCTGAGTAAGAGTGCTTCTCTGGAATCTGATATATTTCTAGTCATTATGGGAAAGTACAATATTCTGTGAAATTTCCAGGGAGAAATTAATGAtgctaaatgtataaaatatgtgatttttttggtAAATCCTAAAAAGATCTTATTGAAATAGGGAGTTAATGTTCATTCTGCCAAGCTCTAccaagtgtgtgtgtttgtgtatatgtgtgtacacaCTCACATGTAAGGTACtataaagaaactagaaaaagttgTCCTCTGATTAAATAATAAACTCCTTgagactttccttgttttccaCACTGTTCCACAAACTGCCCCCACACAAAATACTAGTATACGTCATTTATGCACTAGCTTTGAAAAATCTGCTCTCCATTATGCCTTTGCTGTAGAGGCAATGGATTTGGAATTCACATGCATGAATCAcaattttctgaacatgaatCCTGGCTCTTATATCTGTTTCTGTAATATTTGCAAACATCCCAAATGCCACCATATTAGTTAGAATGATCATTATgaaatattggattgtatttACATGTTTCATTCCTACAGCTGGGTAAAACATGGACACACATTTGTATTAAAACCACTTATAGGAGACAGTCCATAAATGCTTAACTGTTCACCGTTTGTTCCATTCCTTGACCTGATCTTTGATCTAATATTGGACATAACTTTGCCCTGTAGAAAGAAATTGAGCTTTCACATTTGACCAACATTCCTGTAGACAATTGTCCTTTAGTATTGTTCTTAAAAGATGGTTTCAAGGTTTCAGCTGTGGCTTCAGGTATCAAGATCCAGTGACAAGGAATGCCATTTTGAGatgaagagaaatgaagaaaatagacAAGGAGAATTGACACTACACCGTTTGCCAGTTGTGTCTTAGGAATGATTAATGCTGGTCCCCAGTTCCCTTGGCCCTACTCTAAGGAagaagggtttttgttttttcaaggtcatgaattattgaaaatatttgttcTAGATGAACATATCTTATATGTTTGAGAAAAGTGCTAAGAAGGAAAACACCAAACCTGTCAgcagtgtggggtggggtggagacatGGGGTTTTCACTTTTCTTATTTTACCATTTTTGACGACTATTTCCCTGTCTTAAACAACAAaagccacagagaacagaaaacatcTGCAATGCTCATTGAAGGAATCTTGATCAAAGCTTACATATTTTATGGAGAAAATGCCAATCATCTCTGCTGTCATAAGTTTTTAAGATCTTCTTAGAGATGATCTAGAAGGGTGAATTTGAAATGGGAAACACATTTGGTACATTTCAGACTAAGGACATGTGCAATATATGTGTGTGGGCATggatcttttgtttgtttgtttgtttacaggGGGCTTTGCATAATGGGGTGGGGAGAACATCACCTGCTGCCAATTATAGAGTTTTCCTAATAACTTATTATCATGGAAAACAAGTGTGGCTTATTTGGGAAGATAGTCTAcgtttataaaaaaaaaacaccactggTTCTTAGAAAGAAACATTGAAACTGTTTTGCAGTGGCCATGGCAACTCTGCAAAAGAGGCAGATcataaaatcatatatatttacacaAAACTCAACCGAGGATCCAATAAGATGCTTAAATTTAATACAGTATGACATCAGGACTCCACGAGCAAACCACTGCACTGGTAAAGGCTGATACCATTCAATATGTTAATATTCTCACATTGTGACATCaatctttcctttttaattaacAGCTTCTACTTCAAATTTCCCCGTGCAAAAATGAAATCAATATCCTTCAGGTTCTGAAAAAGAGTTGGCAGGTTATTCTTCAAACGTTTCGCAACTGTCTTTCAAAACATCACGGTAAAACCCTACAGCTTTGTTCAGAAGTCAATGgcaatttataaatatgtattgaaCACCTGGTTTATACAATGTTGCCTGGGTTGAAGATACAAGATGAATAAGGCAAAAGGTCTGCTTCTGAGGAGCTCAGCCAGGTAAATACATGTCACATGGCATTATGAGAATGAAAATAGAGGCATGCACCTGGTGTTGCTTAGTCGCAGCATCTCTGCTTCTGCACAGGAGAATAGAGGAAGGCTTTGCGGAGAAGATAATGATTAACGGGGTTGAAAATGAGCAGGTGTTTGCCAGATGGACAGCTGGACAAAGGGAATTCcaagcagagggaaaaaaaaaatgtagaggcTGGGATTTGTAAAAAGGCATGGAATCACCGCAGGACAGAATGGGCAGATCAGATTTTTCAGGGTGGGAACAGGAAATCAGAACGGGCGGTGAGGTGTATAGCATGGAAGAGGCCAAGAAAACAATCAGGCGAACTCCAAATGCAGAATGTCCCTCCGTTAAAATGACTTTGGCCATTTACTCGGTCTTCCCATGCTTTATTTGCTCCATTAGGATTGTGGATAATGGGAGTGACTTATCCAGCCGGGACACAAAGCAAGAATGAGACCAAAAGGCAAATGACAACAAATGCTTCATTTGATGTAGGGCAAATGGGTTgcatattaaaaacaacaactccaAGTTTACCAAAGAGCTTTGATTTTCAACCTGAGGAAGCGGAGACCATTGTACTTTGCCACTATTATAAACCGCTGGCTCGTACGTGACCTTCCTACTTTCTTCCTCACAACCGCCCTGTAAAGTAAGCAAGGGGTTTGTTATTAATCATTCCCACTTTATTTATGAGGAAACAATCACATCATACCCAGGACTAAAATGTATCAGGGCTAGGACTGCACAGAGATCTCTTGGCTTCTCCTCTCACGCTCATTTTCCCTATGCAATGCCGCTGCTCTGTACGTAGGGAGTGAAGCGAATTTTAAAAGAGTTAATGTTGTATTTTCACCTTTTCCGTGGTTTACAAAAATGCACAGCTCTTAACTGTTTGGAAGAGGTGAACCTCCTGTGTCAAACCGTGTACTGAGGGGAAGCAAAGCTAACgtggggagaggggagtgaagagaggaagagaaaaacccAACAGATGCCTCGTttagaaaagaggagaaagaggcaCCAGAAGGTAGGGCAGTAATCCTGGAACTTCTAGACTTTCAGACACATAAGTACTCAGGTTTAATCAAGCCTATGGCTTGAatctcatttctttccattttctgtttttgGATACacttggctttgggtggggtatGTGTGGACGGGAATGTTGGTTGGACATTTATGTCCTGAAATGTTACGTAATTCTTGTCTAAAAAGAAACATTCCCCCAAAAGCCTTCCCTTACATTTTATAGCTAGGCATTCATATGTCAtaaaacaagtattttatttagcttaagCTTTTATTTCATAAACTTTTTAAACTTCTGGAGAGAAATAATTAGCTCTTAAAAATCTGTCCACTAGAGGGCTGTGCTGCCTTTTTGAAAAACATTGTTGCACTCAAATCAGAATAAAGTAAACTCAAAAAGCTTCTGGGAGTAATTACACATAACTTGGACAAAATTGATTCTTACATGTATGGAATTTTGGTAATTATATCCTTCTAAGGAATTTGAAAAGAGCCATTCAGCTTCTCCGTGCATATAATAAGTAAACATGAAGGCGGGACATTTAATCTTGGGAGGTGCACATACTTGCACCCACTTTTCCTTTCTGGTATTTAGAAAATGTTCTGGATACTCTCTGACCGAAAGTGATTTGATTTAGGAATATTTTAGTCTTAAAAAAGGCAGGCATAATCCTATTAACATTGTAGTTATCCTTTCCAATAACAAGCTGCTTTGCATTCTAGTATCTCTTGGGGTAATATGTACCTTAAGATATACATTCATTCTCAGAACAAATTAATTAGAAAAGATTTTCCATTTAGTTAAATATCCAAAGCTTCTTATTTGGCAtaaacatgtttgtttttttccttaaagggAAGATAATGACAGGACTGAATGTTTAGCTGTATTTTATCTATACTCTATATGCTAATCATTAGAATCTTTTACTTGAGTTTTCagtgctgtgtgtttttctgcatctgcttgcattgtcaggtggcactgggaaactgcatctcttttttgttgcatcatcttgctgcgtcagctctccatgtatgcaacACCATCCTGGGTGGGTTGCGCTTTCTTCACGTtgcgcagctctccttgaggggcgcactccttgcacgtggagttCCCCTACAAAGGGGtgcccttgtgtggcatggcactccttgcatgtggcagcactgcgcatagatcagttcaccacatgggtcaggaggccctgggtatcgaaccctggaccctccatatggtagatggacgctctatcagttgagccatgtctgcttcccttgaaattcTATTTTAAGCCCTTTCTTTAACCCCCTGTAATTTCCCCTGTAAGTCAAAATTAAGTTAGTGGATGGCATGTAATCAGCAGAGTCTTTAAATGAATCAGTTACACTGGAGCTCAAGCTTCTGATTTTGGTTAATTTGTGTCCCtatcataaaaaagaatgaaaaatgttaGAACTCTAGCAATTGCCATTCCTACGTATGTATGATCGCCACCAGCtttactcatccatccatccatccacccacccatccatgcCCTGGTACTTCCCATTTActgtatgaatatatatgcaatgAGAGAGGGGTCATCTTTGAGAAAAAATAGGATTGAAGGCAACAAACTTATCTGCAGGGAAAATGAACCCCTGTATATATTGAATCTACAACTGTCCAGGATTCCTATGACTGTGAGGTGAATTTCAAGAAATGCTTTGATTTATACCTGTGCTGAGTTGGGGAAGGAAGCTCAAAGACATAGGCGCGGTGATTCAGAATGCAGAAACAGGTCCTTATGTGACCTGACCACATAACTTGGAAAGAGAGCATTGCCAAGCCTACAGTGGTCAAATCCTACAAAGTCTTGTCAACTCCTTTTAACCTGAGACTTGCAAAGAGGGATCAGAAATAATACCCCTCAATAAAGGATTATTCAGGGGGTCCCTAGAATGTACTGAACATGCAACTTTTAATGTGAAACTAGACCACAGTTTAccagtgaagaaactgaggctcagagagatgaagtaACTTGCCAAAGGTTGCCCAGTTAGATGTTAGGAGATTGAAACACCCGGGTTTGTCCAACTCCAGGGCCATTGTTTTTCCCTGCCCCCTACTGCCTCTTGAAATTAGGTTTCAAATGAGGAAGACATGCCATTATCCTTAAATATGGCAGGACTAAA
This window harbors:
- the RGS17 gene encoding regulator of G-protein signaling 17 isoform X1 gives rise to the protein MRKRQQVQNEGAPAVSQAPGNQRPNNTCCFCWCCCCSCSCLTVRNEERGETAARPAHAAKMESIQVIEECQNPTSEEVLSWSQNFDKMMKAPAGRNLFREFLRTEYSEENLLFWLACEDLKKEQNKKVIEEKARMIYEDYISILSPKEVSLDSRVREGINRNLLDPNSHMYEDAQLQIYTLMHRDSFPRFLNSQIYKSLVESTTGSTSES